A genome region from Equus caballus isolate H_3958 breed thoroughbred chromosome 19, TB-T2T, whole genome shotgun sequence includes the following:
- the NFKBIZ gene encoding NF-kappa-B inhibitor zeta (The RefSeq protein has 1 substitution compared to this genomic sequence): protein MIVDKLLDDGRGGEGLLDAAGDGGLMTSPLNLAYFYGASPPGASAGPSAPGSPGSDSSDLSSASAASSGGAVESRPRGGARAERPPVEPHMGVGRQQRGPFQGVRVKNSVKELLLHIRSHKQKASSQAVDDFKAQGVNREQFTELKNTVSYSAKRNGPESLSDGPACKRPALLHTQFLTPPQTPTPGESMEDVHHGEPKQDGSADLLQNIINIKNECSPVSLNTVQVSWMSPVVVPQSSPQEQCQDFHRGLVFSPPQKYQPFPVSSSPHTLDQTSMYQYSPQSQNMQQQQHYTHSPALEYSPYSRTSQSPSYEPNLFDGQEPQFCPNQGFASLLSSHGASENVALPIQTSPSVQPQNDAHLQNFSMMPHGACEAMVGHDAGSAPLSTSPPFQNIIRNSMNTTQLGKSFFQWQVEQEENKLANISQDQFLSKDADGDTFLHIAVAQGRRALSYVLARKMNALHMLDIKEHNGQSAFQVAVAANQHLIVQDLVNLGAQVNTTDCWGRTPLHVCAEKGHSQVLQAIQKGAVMSNQFVDLEATNYEGLTPLHCAVVAHNAVVHELQRNQQPHSPEVQELLLKNKSLVDTIKCLIQMGAAVEAKDRKSGRTALHLAAEEANLELIRLFLELPSCLSFVNAKAYNGNTALHVAASLQYRVTQLDAVRLLMRKGADPSTRNLENEQPVHLVPDGPVGEQIRRILKGKSIQQRAPPY from the exons ATGATCGTGGACAAGCTGCTGGACGACGGCCGCGGCGGAGAGGGGCTGCTGGACGCGGCCGGCGACGGCGGCCTCATGACCAGCCCGCTCAACCTGGCCTACTTCTACGGCGCCTCCCCGCCCGGCGCCTCCGCGGGGCCCTCGGCGCCCGGCTCGCCCGGCTCCGACTCCTCCGACCTGTCCTCCGCCTCGGCCGCCTCCTCCGGCGGGGCCGTCGAGTCCCGGCCGAGGGGCGGCGCCCGCGCCGAGCGCCCGCCAG TCGAGCCCCATATGGGGGTTGGCAGGCAGCAGAGAGGACCCTTTCAAGGTGTTCGCGTGAAGAACTCGGTGAAGGAGCTACTGCTGCATATCCGAAGTCATAAACAGAAGGCTTCCAGCCAAGCTGTGGATGATTTTAAG GCACAAGGTGTGAACAGAGAGCAGTTCACAG AATTGAAGAACACGGTGTCATACAGTGCGAAGAGGAACGGACCTGAGTCATTGTCTGATGGACCAGCTTGCAAAAGGCCAGCTTTGTTACATACCCAATTTTTG acgCCACCTCAAACACCCACGCCCGGGGAGAGCATGGAAGATGTTCACCACGGTGAACCCAAACAGGACGGCAGCGCCGATCTGCTGCAGAACATTATCAACATTAAGAATGAGTGCAGCCCGGTTTCCCTGAACACTGTCCAAGTGAGCTGGATGAGCCCTGTGGTGGTCCCTCAGAGCTCGCCACAAGAGCAGTGTCAGGACTTCCACAGAGGGCTggtcttctctcctcctcagaaatACCAGCCATTCCCAGTCAGCAGCTCCCCGCACACGCTGGATCAGACTTCCATGTACCAGTATTCTCCACAGAGCCAGaacatgcagcagcagcagcactacACCCACAGCCCAGCTCTGGAATACAGTCCTTATTCCAGAACTTCCCAGTCCCCCAGCTATGAACCAAACCTCTTCGATGGTCAAGAACCCCAGTTCTGCCCAAACCAAGGTTTTGCATCCCTTCTAAGTAGTCACGGGGCATCTGAGAATGTTGCTCTTCCCATTCAGACTTCCCCCAGTGTTCAGCCCCAAAATGATGCCCACCTGCAGAACTTCAGCATGATGCCCCATGGCGCCTGTGAGGCCATGGCGGGGCACGATGCCGGCTCTGCCCCTTTAAGCACTTCACCGCCATTCCAGAACATCATCAGAAATTCAATGAACACCACACAGTTAGGGAAGTCATTTTTTCAGTGGCAAGTGGagcaggaagaaaacaaattggCGAATATCTCCCAAGACCAGTTTCTTTCAAAGGATGCAGATGGTGACAC GTTCCTCCATATTGCTGTTGCCCAAGGCAGAAGGGCACTTTCCTATGTCCTTGCAAGAAAGATGAATGCGCTCCACATGCTGGATATTAAAGAGCACAATGGACAG AGTGCCTTTCAGGTGGCAGTGGCTGCCAACCAGCACCTCATCGTGCAGGATCTGGTGAACCTCGGGGCCCAGGTGAACACTACCGACTGCTGGGGCAGAACCCCTCTGCACGTGTGTGCCGAGAAGGGCCACTCCCAGGTGCTGCAG GCAATTCAGAAGGGAGCAGTGATGAGCAATCAGTTTGTGGATCTTGAGGCCACTAACTACGAAG GCCTGACCCCCCTCCACTGTGCGGTGGTGGCCCACAACGCTGTGGTGCACGAACTCCAGAGGAATCAGCAGCCCCACTCGCCTGAAGTGCAAGAGCTTTTACTGAAGAACAAGAGTCTGGTTGACACCATTAAGTGTCTGATCCAGATGGGAGCAGCCGTGGAAGCTAAG GATCGTAAAAGTGGCCGCACAGCCCTGCATTTGGCAGCTGAAGAAGCCAATCTGGAGCTCATTCGCCTTTTTCTGGAGCTGCCCAGTTGCCTGTCCTTTGTGAATGCAAAG GCCTACAATGGGAACACTGCCCTCCATGTTGCTGCCAGCCTGCAGTACCGGGTGACACAGCTGGATGCAGTCCGCCTGTTGATGAGGAAGGGGGCAGACCCAAGTACTCGGAACTTGGAGAACGAGCAGCCCGTGCATTTGGTTCCTGACGGCCCTGTGGGAGAGCAG ATCCGACGCATCCTGAAGGGGAAGTCCATTCAGCAGAGAGCTCCACCGTATTAG
- the NFKBIZ gene encoding NF-kappa-B inhibitor zeta isoform X1, protein MGVGRQQRGPFQGVRVKNSVKELLLHIRSHKQKASSQAVDDFKAQGVNREQFTELKNTVSYSAKRNGPESLSDGPACKRPALLHTQFLTPPQTPTPGESMEDVHHGEPKQDGSADLLQNIINIKNECSPVSLNTVQVSWMSPVVVPQSSPQEQCQDFHRGLVFSPPQKYQPFPVSSSPHTLDQTSMYQYSPQSQNMQQQQHYTHSPALEYSPYSRTSQSPSYEPNLFDGQEPQFCPNQGFASLLSSHGASENVALPIQTSPSVQPQNDAHLQNFSMMPHGACEAMAGHDAGSAPLSTSPPFQNIIRNSMNTTQLGKSFFQWQVEQEENKLANISQDQFLSKDADGDTFLHIAVAQGRRALSYVLARKMNALHMLDIKEHNGQSAFQVAVAANQHLIVQDLVNLGAQVNTTDCWGRTPLHVCAEKGHSQVLQAIQKGAVMSNQFVDLEATNYEGLTPLHCAVVAHNAVVHELQRNQQPHSPEVQELLLKNKSLVDTIKCLIQMGAAVEAKDRKSGRTALHLAAEEANLELIRLFLELPSCLSFVNAKAYNGNTALHVAASLQYRVTQLDAVRLLMRKGADPSTRNLENEQPVHLVPDGPVGEQIRRILKGKSIQQRAPPY, encoded by the exons ATGGGGGTTGGCAGGCAGCAGAGAGGACCCTTTCAAGGTGTTCGCGTGAAGAACTCGGTGAAGGAGCTACTGCTGCATATCCGAAGTCATAAACAGAAGGCTTCCAGCCAAGCTGTGGATGATTTTAAG GCACAAGGTGTGAACAGAGAGCAGTTCACAG AATTGAAGAACACGGTGTCATACAGTGCGAAGAGGAACGGACCTGAGTCATTGTCTGATGGACCAGCTTGCAAAAGGCCAGCTTTGTTACATACCCAATTTTTG acgCCACCTCAAACACCCACGCCCGGGGAGAGCATGGAAGATGTTCACCACGGTGAACCCAAACAGGACGGCAGCGCCGATCTGCTGCAGAACATTATCAACATTAAGAATGAGTGCAGCCCGGTTTCCCTGAACACTGTCCAAGTGAGCTGGATGAGCCCTGTGGTGGTCCCTCAGAGCTCGCCACAAGAGCAGTGTCAGGACTTCCACAGAGGGCTggtcttctctcctcctcagaaatACCAGCCATTCCCAGTCAGCAGCTCCCCGCACACGCTGGATCAGACTTCCATGTACCAGTATTCTCCACAGAGCCAGaacatgcagcagcagcagcactacACCCACAGCCCAGCTCTGGAATACAGTCCTTATTCCAGAACTTCCCAGTCCCCCAGCTATGAACCAAACCTCTTCGATGGTCAAGAACCCCAGTTCTGCCCAAACCAAGGTTTTGCATCCCTTCTAAGTAGTCACGGGGCATCTGAGAATGTTGCTCTTCCCATTCAGACTTCCCCCAGTGTTCAGCCCCAAAATGATGCCCACCTGCAGAACTTCAGCATGATGCCCCATGGCGCCTGTGAGGCCATGGCGGGGCACGATGCCGGCTCTGCCCCTTTAAGCACTTCACCGCCATTCCAGAACATCATCAGAAATTCAATGAACACCACACAGTTAGGGAAGTCATTTTTTCAGTGGCAAGTGGagcaggaagaaaacaaattggCGAATATCTCCCAAGACCAGTTTCTTTCAAAGGATGCAGATGGTGACAC GTTCCTCCATATTGCTGTTGCCCAAGGCAGAAGGGCACTTTCCTATGTCCTTGCAAGAAAGATGAATGCGCTCCACATGCTGGATATTAAAGAGCACAATGGACAG AGTGCCTTTCAGGTGGCAGTGGCTGCCAACCAGCACCTCATCGTGCAGGATCTGGTGAACCTCGGGGCCCAGGTGAACACTACCGACTGCTGGGGCAGAACCCCTCTGCACGTGTGTGCCGAGAAGGGCCACTCCCAGGTGCTGCAG GCAATTCAGAAGGGAGCAGTGATGAGCAATCAGTTTGTGGATCTTGAGGCCACTAACTACGAAG GCCTGACCCCCCTCCACTGTGCGGTGGTGGCCCACAACGCTGTGGTGCACGAACTCCAGAGGAATCAGCAGCCCCACTCGCCTGAAGTGCAAGAGCTTTTACTGAAGAACAAGAGTCTGGTTGACACCATTAAGTGTCTGATCCAGATGGGAGCAGCCGTGGAAGCTAAG GATCGTAAAAGTGGCCGCACAGCCCTGCATTTGGCAGCTGAAGAAGCCAATCTGGAGCTCATTCGCCTTTTTCTGGAGCTGCCCAGTTGCCTGTCCTTTGTGAATGCAAAG GCCTACAATGGGAACACTGCCCTCCATGTTGCTGCCAGCCTGCAGTACCGGGTGACACAGCTGGATGCAGTCCGCCTGTTGATGAGGAAGGGGGCAGACCCAAGTACTCGGAACTTGGAGAACGAGCAGCCCGTGCATTTGGTTCCTGACGGCCCTGTGGGAGAGCAG ATCCGACGCATCCTGAAGGGGAAGTCCATTCAGCAGAGAGCTCCACCGTATTAG